GTTTAAATCCCTTCATATGcatattttgattattattttaaataaaaaaattaaagtactctcgaataatataacttatctTAAATATAGAaggatattttaaaaatttcattaattaaattgGTGCCCGATTAAATCATGATACTAACTCAATCAGAAGGCTTGAATGATAATATAGAACTATAAATATATTATAGATGATGTAATCAAGTGGaggtaataataaaaatttgttttcaataatgaaaacatgaaaatatatttgacACCTGTTTTCTTTaatagaaacatgaaaaataaaataaaataaaataaattcctACATATAATTTGAACTATGgtaatatatttgatatttaaaaattgtttaaaacAAAATCCTCCATTTATTTAAAGATCTCTTTTGTTGTTTTTTAAGTTTCACAtatcttcatttttcaaaaattatttttaaatttttaatcaaactCATTTTATTCAATGTTTTTcattatgaaaatgaaaacaaaactgATATTTGTTTCTTAAAACCCAAgctattatgttataaaaaatgatatttgTTTCTTAAAACCCATgctattatgttataaaaaattaccATGTTATTGGAAATGGACTGGAACAATCGATTGGACCAATtggataaaaaattattaattacaaTATAGCTTGATTAAACTGTATTGAAAAGTTAaactaatttttcattttttaataattttttaacaatttatgaATCAAATAACACCAGTCAATTAAAATCCAACCAATAGTCTAATTTacaaaatcattgaaaattttaagatgaGAAAAAATATGCTTTTGAGTTAAAAAATGgtaatttcattttatattaaACAGGATTTTCATATTCAAGTAAATTAACTTTTTGGAATTTAGGTGAATAAAAATGGTGTGTTGATGACAAAGAAAGTAAAAGGAATCAAAGAATCTGTAATTAAGAAACATCAGAAATAATGTATTACACCAACTGCTGTCTTATCAAACCATGTTTTAAACGTAACAACAGCAATGGAGTAATAGAGAGAGCCCCACAAGACATGGTTAAAAACAACTATTCGCAATCAAATAGGAGACCCCATTCTAATTCCACAAAATTTGGTGTTTTCAGATTTCATCACTGCTTTGAATTTGCACTATTTTCCCATCATCTGATGTTTGCTTTGAAGTTGcaacattttgccatctttttaaCATCTTTCCCCCATGGTCTCCCAAAGTTACCTGTATCATCTTATGTTGCTCCAACTCCTACACATATATGAATACAAGTACAGGATAtaataagtataaaaaaaaaccttgaaaatatatatatacctgaGTCGGACAGAAATATCTCTGTATCCATCACTGACTTCCTTATCGAGTAATATAAACCGGTCGTTTCTTTTATCGGTTCTTCATAAGGTTCAATATAAAGTCTGTAAAAATCTGTTCATACCCAGGCATTTTCCCATACCCTGCAATATTGTCAAACAATTGGGGAAGCAAGTCAGCATTTTTTACAAGCTCAACTTTTCCTATAAAGAGAAAGGCACTTTCACATCTTAACCCGAAATAGCTAGGGAGAGGAAAGGTTCTTTTATTAAGGGTACTCCTCTTTGCCCACAAACGGCCAAAAGGGAAGGACCTTTAATCATAATCGGGATAGCAAATTGAAACAAGGCTAATGAGATAGAAATAAGGAATCATAAATAGAGTTCGGGTTCGAATTCGATAGATAATATGGATGGTACTACACTTAGATTTATTGAATTTGTTGCTAAAATATCGGTATTAACCCCGAAACTCCCGGCGGATGGCCAGTGACCCAAGGAAACGAAAGAATAAATAGAAGCCCCCTTTTCGTACGCACTTACCCTCTCTTCGAGCTTGACCAATTACCAATTTAtggaaaaaatcaaattcaagttTGCATAGGTAGATAAAATGGGTTTTGCACTTTTTATTTTGATGTAGTTTTCATGTATAAATGGAgatgtataaattataaatgtaagACAACAAAAAACTGGGCgtagatagaaaaagaaagactTTTTTTGCGTTTTTTTGATTTCATCAATTCGATTTATATATCATATTAGATATAGATCCTATTCTATCCTATAGATTTGAATGGAGATATAAAAAAGAAAGGTACCAATAAATTACATAcaaattcttctttttttttttctggatAGTGTAtggaatataaataaaaaaggggtAACCCAAATTCTTTTAAGTAAAGAATAAAATGGACTTCAAACCAGGTAGAAAACTGGTACTATAACCTCTTATAGAATAGAGATACCACTTGCCAGGAAAGTAGTTGATGTCAAGGACATAGAAATGATCCCTTGTTCCGTGCTCCCGGATAATGTCTAGGTTAAATAACCGAAGACCCTACACACAACAAAAAGTTGTTTAGGGATCAGTAATGTGCAAAGAACAAAAAGCTAacagtcaaaatttaaaaaaaattaccagtCTTTGTTGAAGTTCTTTTGCTAGTCTTTCGAGTAATGGCCAAGGAGGAAGCTCTGCAGTGGAAGGAAAAACATATGTTAGATGGCCGAGAAAGATGCTAAAGGCATTTCTTATGACAGTATTTCACACTGCAACACAGTTCAAAGCAGGGTCTTGCAAACATTAACTGAAAACCCACAATACACTGAGGTTTGAGCCAACCATGAACATGTCTTCAAATATGTTCTGAATATAGTTGCATGATCAAACATTCATGTTTGAAGAACTAACATGAAGAATCAAGAAAGTGGCAAAGGAGAAAGGGTATCTTTAGATGCAACAACACACCAGCCACACTAGGGTCCAAATCTGCATCATCTGCACAAGCAGCAGCACAAGAAACCCGGGGAAATCGTTAGACACCAACATTGGTTGAGAGCTCTCGTATGGTTACATCTGGTAAAGAGAAACGCCTGAGAACTTTTATGGCTTCTCCAACAATATAAACCTTGAAGAGAACACCTCCTATGGACATTAGACGACAGCATTACAGCAGTTAGTCATTGCTTGTTAAACTTGGAAACTGTACAGTTTTTAAGTCGGTAATAAATGCTGTAGTCAAATACCATTGTAAACAAATACCTGAAGAACAAGTGGAGGTTCAAGTTTCTGGAGAGAGTATTGAGCATAAGCAAGTGATAATTCATGTGATTTTTCACTTCCATCATTAACAAATGGCTTCGCAACTGAAACAGATGGAAACATGCAAGTCCAATAAGAAAGAATTGCTATGAATAATAGGAGCACACTAGGGAAAAACAATGGAACCCGAAAAAATAATCATATGGTTTGGGAGCATGATCTAGACAAAGCATTTCTATTCTTCCTTCAAGTTTGGCAATGGTCTAATGTCAATCTCGAAGGTAACTAACATGAATCATGAAACAGATTATTAAACTATGTACAATATAAATGGACCCAATAAAATGCTAAAACAACACATTATAAACTGTGCATACCAAGGGGCAGTCTCAACCCAGCTTCGGCAACAAAATCAGGAATGGATGATGTGTCTCTTTTAATGACCAATTGCCTCGGAACACCAGCTTTTCCTGCATTATAAAACATCACCATTTAATCTGATCAGCTCGGGAGTTAGATCCAACTCCTACTCGATTCTAATGTCAACAAAAGAAAAGCAGAAATTACCATAAGattcaaataaattcatatcAGCAACACATTGTAGCATTGATTGGCGATTGTGTAGATGTTGTATAGCATCTGGGGGATCAAGAACTAGGACTTTTGGATGTGTTTGTCTATATTCCTGCAATTATAAAACGCTTATTCATCAGATTGAATCATATGAATGCCACCACCTAAATTCATGCCAACATCAAAACTATTGAAACTCAAAGACAGCTCATACAGGCACCTAAACTCATGCCTAAATGAACTATTGAAACCTGAAAATAGCTGATACAGGCTACAAGATACTTTAAAAAATGGAAAACCAACAAAACAGGTCAGATATGACCCATTAAATACCTAGATAAACAGAACCCCCCTCCCCACCCATTGGAACCCAACgcttattggaacccacccattgtttgaaaagtcaaaaagggtgggcaccgaaagtagaaagtaaaattggttggcagagttaaaagttggcatgggataattgcaattttggtccctaattgtatagggacattgcaagttgatccttgaacctcaactataaataggcctaaccatttcttactttcttcatcccacacttgacattctctacttaaggcaattgttctctctccctatttgtaaactttcacttgtatttttggagtgaaatatatttggtagtgcccgaggacgtaggcaaaatttgctgaacctcgttaaaattctaatgttctttatttttttgttctgcatattttgcaagtgtcattgtagtaatttattgtgctattaaattacgatagagggatattctggctaggaaagatctggtatgtaagcgatcctcgtgatccacctctctttcctgggaattgaacttagtgtgatttttcagtacaataattttactctttcacacgcttccgcgcaacaattggtaccagagccaggttcgtacttggggaatacgaccgtttatggtactattcacgtatacagcactattcacgtatatagtactattcacgtatacggcactattcacgtatacggtactgttcacgtatacagtagttgggattgaggagaaaaatggcagcagcatcgtcatcagcaaggactactgtgacaaatgcaaaatttgaagtagagaaatttgacggtaccaataattttggtatgtggcagtgtgagatcctggatgtcttatgtcagcaagagctggatatagcccttgaagaaaaacctgacaagatggatgacaaggagtgggccaagatcaatagacaggcgtgtggtacaatccgcctatgtttggccaaagagcagaagtactccgtcatgagggagacatcagcgaagaagttgtgggatacattggaagaaaagtttctaacgaaaagtcttgaaaataggctttatatgaaaaagaaactttttcggttcacgtatgcacccggtatgtcgatgaatgaccatgtgaactcattcaataaaattttagcagacttgctaaatttggatgagaaatttgaagatgaagacaaggcattattgttgttgaattcccttcctgatgaatatgatcatcttaccaccacattgcttcatgggaaagattcaatcacatttgatgcagtctgtagtgcgttgtatagatctgagactcgaaagaaagataaaagagatcacagagatacaactgcagaagtcttaacagtaagaggtcgttcacacagcagcaaacctggtagaaggggtaagtccaaagggagacccgccaaagatgaatgtgccttttgtcgtgagaaagggcattggaaaaagaattgtcctaagttacaaaagggcaagtctatttctaatgcatgtgtagcggagcatgatgaggagtcagactttagcttggttggcatggcaatggcatgtcaaacggatgagtggatattggattcgggatgtacttaccatatgtgtcctaataaggactggttttctagtcttgaagaactagaaggtggagttgtttttatgggaaatgatagtgcctgtaagacaatgggtgtaggtacaatcaaattgaagaaccatgacggctcaatccaagttctgacagatgttcgctatgtacccagcttgaagaaaaatctcatctcattaggggccctagaatctaaagggctcacaatcactttgagagatggattactaaaggtagtagttggggtattgacggtgatgaaaggcactagaagaaataacttgtactatttaaatggaagtacagttattggatcaacatcaacagcttctgcgaaagatgcagattcagaggctaccaggttatggcataggcgattgggacatgctggtgaaaaagctttgcagactttggcgaagcaaggcttgttgaaaggtgcaaattcttgcaaattggaattctgtgaacattgtgttctgggcaagcaaacgagggtaaaatttggttcagcaattcacaatacgaaaggaattctggactatgttcacagtgatgtgtggggacctaccaaagtggcttatttgggaggtatgcactattttgtcacttttcttgatgattattcaagaaaagtatgggtgtatctaatgaaaagaaaaaatgaagttttggatgcatttctgaagtggaagaagatggtggagactcagacaggtcgaaaggtcaaacgacttcgatcagataatggtactgagtacaaaaatgatctatttctacaagtatgtcaagatgagggcattgtgcgacacttcactgttcgagatacaccacagcagaatggggtggcagaacgcatgaatcggactatactggagaaagttcgatgtatgttgtccaatgctggattgggcaaggaattttgggctgaggcagttacatatgcgtgccatctaattaaccgattgccatcagctgcaataaatggaaaaactcctatggagatgtggactggtaaacctgctactgattatgattctttacatgtttttggttccactgcatattatcatgtaaaagaatctaagttagacccaagagaaaagaaagcattattcatgggtataactggtggtgtaaaaggataccgtctctggtgtcctgatacaaggaagattgttttcagtagagatgtaacttttgatgaatcaaccatgatgaagaacgatgattcacaaaaggatgacaaaaccagtagtactttgcagcaggtggagtttgaaaaggttaatgatgatccagctaatattgaaagaacaaatgatgaagaagtttcgacccaagaacttctacagcaacaagattcaattgcatataggaggccaagaagagagattcgtaagcctgctcgctttgacgatatggtggcctatgcacttccaattgcagatgatgatgttccttccacttacacagaagcaataagtaactctgatggtgtaaagtggaagcaagctatgaatgaagaaatgcagtctcttcataaaaataggacttgggagttggtgagactgcccaagggaaagaaggcaattggatgcaaatgggtatatgcaaagaaggaaggatttcctggtaaaaatgaaattcgatacaaggctagattggtagcaaagggttacgctcagaaagaaggaatagaatacaatgaagtgttttctctagttgtgaagcattcgtctattcggattttgttagccttggttgcgcaatatgatcttgaactagttcagcttgatgtgaagaccgcgtttttacacggtgatttggaagaggaaatctatatgactcagccagatggattcaaggttgctggaaaagaaaattgggtttgcaaactgacaaagtcgctttatggattgaagcaatctccgaggcagtggtacaagcgatttgatcagttcatgaaagggcaaaggtacacaagaagtaaatttgatcattgcgtgtattttcagaagctacaagaaggaactttcatatacttgctcttatatgttgatgatatgctaatagcatctaagagcaaagttgagattgaaagattgaagactcaactcaatctcgagtttgagatgaaagatctaggagaagctaaaaagattctcggcatggaaatatgtagagatagagctcatggcagagttagcttgtctcagaagcagtatttgaagaaagtactacagcagtttggcatgaacgagcagaccaaacctgtaagtaccccgttggcttctcatttcaagctttctgcacaactatctccttcgacgaatacggaacgggaatacatgttgcaagttccgtattctaatgcagtgggtagcttgatgtatgcaatggtgtgtacaagacccgacatttcacaggcagttagtatagtgagcaggtatatgcataatcctagaaaaggacattggcaagctgtgaaatggattctacggtatattcagaagaccgtggatgttggattactgttcaagcaggataatacacttggtaaaggtgttgttgggtacgttgattctgactatgccggtgatttggacaagcgaagatcaaccaccggttatgtgtttacac
The sequence above is drawn from the Gossypium hirsutum isolate 1008001.06 chromosome A05, Gossypium_hirsutum_v2.1, whole genome shotgun sequence genome and encodes:
- the LOC107961224 gene encoding inositol-tetrakisphosphate 1-kinase 3-like, which encodes MFPSVSVAKPFVNDGSEKSHELSLAYAQYSLQKLEPPLVLQVFVYNGGVLFKVYIVGEAIKVLRRFSLPDVTIRELSTNVDDADLDPSVAELPPWPLLERLAKELQQRLGLRLFNLDIIREHGTRDHFYVLDINYFPGKWYLYSIRGYSTSFLPGLKSILFFT